Genomic segment of Iocasia fonsfrigidae:
ATTTCTCAGGTCAAAAAAGATCGGTTGTTTCAATAATTCCTTAACTTTACTTAAATCCAATCTCCTGAACTGATTCCACTCAGTTATTAAAACCAGGGCATCAGATTTCTTCATTACCTCATATTCATTATTACAATAAGTAATATCTTTTTCATAGTCCTTGAGCCGCCAGACAGCCTCTTCAATTCCCTGGGGGTCATAGGCGCTTATCAGGGCACCAGCTTTAATAAGCTCAGGTATTATTGTCAGGGCAGGAGATTCGCGCATATCATCAGTTTCAGGTTTGAAACTCAAACCCAGGATACCAATCTTCTTGCCTTTTAGATCACCTAAACGTCCCTCTATCTTATCAACCATCCGTAGTTTTTGCGCCTCATTAGCCGCAATACCTGCACTAATTACTTTTAACTCTACACCCTTCCCTTCAGCTATCCGGGCAATAGCACTGGTATCCTTAGGAAAACAACTCCCTCCATAACCAGGTCCAGCATGGAGAAATTTACTGCTAATCCGCCCGTCCATCCCCATTGCTTCAGCAACAGTCTGTACATTGGCATTAACTGCTTCACAAAGGGCAGATAATTCATTAATAAATGATATTTTGGTAGCCAGAAAGGCATTAGAGGCATACTTAATCATCTCGGCAGTCTCCAGATTAGTAAATACAAAGGGTGTATTATTTATATATAATGCCCGGTAAACATCTCTTAAAATCTGACGGGCCTTTTCACTTTCTGTACCAATAACTACCCTGTCAGGATGAGTAAAGTCCTGAACAGCCTTTCCCTCCCTTAGAAACTCAGGGTTACTGACTACATCGAACTCATATTCCTTACCCCTTTTAGCCAGCTCTTCTTCAATAACAGCAGCAACTTTACGCCCTGTCCCAATAGGCACAGTAGATTTATCAACTACAACCTTATAATCATCCATATATTTACCAATAGAGCTGGCTACATCAAGTACAAACTGAAGGTCAGCACTACCATCTTCAGCAGGAGGGGTTCCTACCGAAATAAACACAACCTCACTCTCTTTAATAGCAGACTCTATATCAGTAGTAAACCTTATTCTCCCATCAGCCAAATTACGCTCATAGACATCTTTTAAGCCTGGCTCATAAATGGGTATTTCTCCCCTGTTTAGCATCGCAATCTTATCTTCATCTATATCCACATTTATAATATTATTC
This window contains:
- a CDS encoding UDP-glucose dehydrogenase family protein, with the translated sequence MYNNKISIIGTGYVGLVGGVCLAEFGNNIINVDIDEDKIAMLNRGEIPIYEPGLKDVYERNLADGRIRFTTDIESAIKESEVVFISVGTPPAEDGSADLQFVLDVASSIGKYMDDYKVVVDKSTVPIGTGRKVAAVIEEELAKRGKEYEFDVVSNPEFLREGKAVQDFTHPDRVVIGTESEKARQILRDVYRALYINNTPFVFTNLETAEMIKYASNAFLATKISFINELSALCEAVNANVQTVAEAMGMDGRISSKFLHAGPGYGGSCFPKDTSAIARIAEGKGVELKVISAGIAANEAQKLRMVDKIEGRLGDLKGKKIGILGLSFKPETDDMRESPALTIIPELIKAGALISAYDPQGIEEAVWRLKDYEKDITYCNNEYEVMKKSDALVLITEWNQFRRLDLSKVKELLKQPIFFDLRNVYEKEELERYGLEYIGVGVPASRAGAVNKAFDEVAADKE